CAAGGGGGATACCCTCTATACCGCCTCACCCGATACGCCGGTCGTAAAGGCCGTGGAAACGATGAGCCTGCAGGACATCGGTTCGCTGGTCATCATGGAATCCGGCATGCTGGCCGGCATGCTGACGTTCCGCGAAATCATCCAGCATCTGAACCGCAATGGCGGGACGCTGGGCAATACGACGATCCGCGCCATCATGGATGACGCGCCGGTAAGCGTGACGCCGAACACCAGCGCCGAGGAGGTCCAGCGGCTGATGCTGGAAAAGCACGCGCGCTATATCCCCGTCATGGACGGCAATATGCTGATGGGGGTGATTTCTTTTTACGATATGGCCCAGGCGATCGTCGCGGCGCAGCGCTTCGAAAACAATATGCTCAAGGCCTATATCCGCGATTGGCCCATGGACGAGGAAGGCGCGGCTCCGAAAGCCTGAAGACCACGTTTTTCCCCGGTAGCGCGGCGGGCCCGCGCGCGTTGCCGGGGCGTTGCCGCTTCAATCGAGTTCAGCGGCCTCGGACTGGCGCATGGCGGGGTGGGTGACGTTGCGCCACGCTTCATAGATCAAGCCGGGATCCTCGGCTTTCAATGCAGCCGCATCGGACAACATCCGGCGCCAGCGCCGGGCGCCAGCCTGACCATTCACAAGACCGAGCAGCGGCCGCACAACGACGCGCAGCGGCACGCCGCGGGCCACCGCCTGCGCCGCGTAGCGCGTCATGGCATCGACGACGTGCGCATCGCCCGGCAGCCGGCTGTCCGGCCAGAGACGCATCGTGATTTCCGACAGGACGCGCGGCGTATGCCAGGCGGCGCGTCCCAGCATCACGCCATCGAAGGTCTGCGCCGCCTGCACGGCGGCGTCGGCATCCGCCAGACCGCCGTTGAGAACAATGACGCAATCGGGAAAGTCCCGTTTGAGCATCGCCGCGGCGTCGTAGCGCAGGGGCGGGATTTCGCGGTTGTCCTTGGGAGAAAGCCCCTTGAGCACCGCATTCCGGGCATGCACGATGAAGACCCGGCAGCCGGCGTCGTACAGCTTGCCGACGAAATCCCG
The sequence above is a segment of the Bordetella genomosp. 9 genome. Coding sequences within it:
- a CDS encoding CBS domain-containing protein produces the protein MLKVSEILRVKGDTLYTASPDTPVVKAVETMSLQDIGSLVIMESGMLAGMLTFREIIQHLNRNGGTLGNTTIRAIMDDAPVSVTPNTSAEEVQRLMLEKHARYIPVMDGNMLMGVISFYDMAQAIVAAQRFENNMLKAYIRDWPMDEEGAAPKA
- the dusA gene encoding tRNA dihydrouridine(20/20a) synthase DusA; translated protein: MIDVTDRHCRFFHRLLAPRARLYTEMITTGALLHGDVARHLDFDDAEHPVALQLGGSEPDALAHAARLGQQWGYDEINLNCGCPSERVQRGAFGACLMAEPDLVADCIKAMRDAVDLPVTVKHRLGLDYDESYGFVRDFVGKLYDAGCRVFIVHARNAVLKGLSPKDNREIPPLRYDAAAMLKRDFPDCVIVLNGGLADADAAVQAAQTFDGVMLGRAAWHTPRVLSEITMRLWPDSRLPGDAHVVDAMTRYAAQAVARGVPLRVVVRPLLGLVNGQAGARRWRRMLSDAAALKAEDPGLIYEAWRNVTHPAMRQSEAAELD